One segment of Rhodothermus profundi DNA contains the following:
- a CDS encoding sirohydrochlorin chelatase, producing MLTLFLLWMNLLIAPDSTQPGLLVMAHGGSSSWNQAVLEAVAPLRAGRPTAVAFGMADPNTLRQALDSLRAQGARRVVVVRLFMDSASFRHQTEYLLGLRSDPPARFLHHGPRSEPGPPPPLRHDLSLVLSRTGLMEAPEIGPILADRALALSQHPARESVLLLAHGTEDEVRNARWIVAMERHARLIRALGFYAVRVETLREDWPALRAEAERRIRAFIEAETQAGRTVLVIPFRVYGFGPYQEVLEGLTYRADGTGLLPHPAITAWIERQWYRLSRQAGWLSSEEALSHPLH from the coding sequence ATGCTGACGCTTTTTCTACTCTGGATGAACCTGCTCATAGCGCCCGACAGCACCCAACCGGGCCTGCTGGTGATGGCCCATGGAGGGTCTTCCTCCTGGAATCAGGCCGTACTGGAGGCAGTGGCGCCCCTGCGAGCAGGACGTCCGACAGCTGTTGCCTTCGGAATGGCCGATCCCAACACGCTTCGCCAGGCGCTGGACTCCTTGCGAGCGCAGGGAGCGCGCCGCGTCGTGGTTGTCCGGCTTTTCATGGACAGTGCTTCGTTTCGGCATCAGACGGAATATCTGCTCGGGTTGCGCTCTGACCCACCCGCTCGCTTCTTGCATCACGGCCCCCGTAGCGAACCTGGCCCCCCACCGCCGCTTCGTCATGATCTTTCGCTCGTGCTCAGCCGGACCGGCCTGATGGAGGCTCCTGAAATCGGTCCGATTCTGGCCGATCGCGCCCTTGCGCTCAGCCAGCATCCGGCCCGGGAGTCTGTGCTCCTCCTGGCGCACGGTACCGAGGATGAAGTGCGTAATGCCCGCTGGATTGTGGCAATGGAGCGGCATGCCCGGCTTATTCGGGCGCTGGGTTTTTATGCCGTGCGCGTTGAGACGCTGCGCGAAGACTGGCCGGCACTGCGGGCCGAGGCTGAACGTCGGATTCGCGCCTTCATTGAGGCCGAAACGCAAGCAGGCCGCACGGTTCTGGTCATTCCGTTTCGCGTGTACGGCTTTGGTCCCTATCAGGAGGTGCTGGAGGGTCTGACGTATCGGGCGGACGGAACCGGACTGCTTCCCCATCCGGCTATTACGGCCTGGATTGAACGCCAGTGGTACCGGTTGAGCCGGCAGGCCGGCTGGCTATCGTCTGAGGAAGCGTTGTCGCATCCCTTGCACTGA